The genomic segment aaatttacatAGTAGATGGACGTTTACAGTACTAATAAACAGCTCGCCAAAAATGGCAGAACTGTGGTACATGTTTAAAGGGAGTGTCTGTTTTGATGTATCGTGTTGAAAAAGTACCCCTTTCGACTCCAGACTCAATATTCAGTTGGGATATCTAGAGTTTGGAGATAGCAGACTGTCATTACACTCTACAGATAATAcagaattcaaaagaaaaaaaatgacaccCCAAAAATCCTTAACAATTCAAAGAATACTGTGTTATCTTGAATGgttcatataaaataattatctaacaagaaaattcaagattgaTATCATTTCACATGTAACAGTGGACGTTTATAATATacagaaaaatcaaaattcatccCACGGTTTAGAATAGTGTTCTTGGGAAATTTTTGTGCAACCATGTAAGATGGAGGGTGATAAATCTAGTGAAAAGTGGAGATAAATACCAACAGAGATCCCAACAAACATTTTTAAAAGACGAGGggatccaaaattaaaaattgggAACCCTGTCTTTTGACAAGGCATCCGCTATTTCATCCTGTTGCTAAAGTCTAATACTACCTACTCTCAAGTAATATACAAGATCCTCACTGCAAAAACTAACGTTGAATTAATGTATCCCGTGTCAATTCACAGCTTGTCAGACGCAGCAGCTGGAAGTGAATCTATGTAAGTCGACACCCAGATATACCCAGCAATCAAGATGATTTTTACGTCCTTTACTCGGACTATCATGTACAACGGCACACCCCTCAACTAGTTCCCAGAAAATAATTATATTGACGAGCAATCGAATAAAATCTCTCAAGAAGGCTGGCTCTAGGATCTGGAAGGGTCTTCTCCACTGTGTTAGGGGACAAAAAGTGGAAGAATGGTAAGGGCTAGAAGCTGAAATCCATACAATGGGAACGGAAACACCACCAAAGGTATGCCCAGAATCAAGCCGCTGAGGATGATTTTGAAACATCAGTCTTGTTACTGCGGCACATACAATCTGGACATGGGACTGAATATACCGAGTCAGATGGTCTTTTAATCTCAATTCCCTTTGAATCACTATGTGCTCGTATATTTAGCATTTGCCGCTTGAAGCTTTTCCACCTGGAAACAGCAGTGCAAGGGTAAATACATCAATAAAGTCAgataaaaccaacaacaaacaCTGCTATCTACAAAAAGAACAGCCCAATGCGGCCGACTGGCATCTTGTATGTGTATAACAGAATGAGCTTTTCGATGAGTGGACATGGAGAGCAACCCAAAGTGATTAAACCGaaactatatcttttgaaatcaaaatacaTCTGATGACACGAGTGTTTCTATTGAATTAAAATACAAAGACTACTAGTACGGCTTTCCTGCTCAAGGAGCTTTAACATTCTAATACACACTTTTACCACCCAAATGGGTTTCagaaactcatcaagtttctttAGAGGCAGTCCAACCAACTAGTGTCgtctaaataaaaatcatgcaaacataTCAAAGACTTACCCAATATTTGTGTTATCAAATAACAAAGCTAACTTCCTCTTGTCTGGCCTAATTGTCTTCGAGTGTCCACCATACAAGAATCTTCTATGACCCAACAGAAAGTGGGGAAAATTTCCTCCTTGAGTTGTCACAAATACTTCACTATGAAGACACACAGTATAGTCTATAGCAGCCATCCTGGAAGAGTAATTCTAGAAGCAATAATTTGAGTCAGATGTGcgaaaaaggtaagacaaatgaCAGGGAGAAGGTACTCAAACAATTCAAACCTGAAATGGGGCGAGCTCTTCGGGGGATGCTAGCATCTCTTTCGTTTGTAAAAGAGGAAACATCTCTAAGAGTGATTTCATGTGTCGCTCTGAGTCATAGATCTTTCCAGAAGCTAAATAAATAGATGTGCTTTTACCAAACCCCATTCCTCgtaacatcaaaccaacctaatTTAAGTGTGGGAAGAAACTTAGCCACAAAAAGATGAGGCACCAAGGAAAGCATGATACATGATACAAGAAATGAAAGAGCCAATAGGAGAAGGAACCAAAGCTGGAACAAGCTAATAGAAGTATGACAAAAATCATATACCCCTCTAATTATGTAGAATATTAAACTTCCCCTCTACATGGAAAGGCATTCTCCCCCTCTATTACAATATCTAATGATTGACTAAAACTAATAAGTGGCTTTATAAAAGGTAAAGTCTAATTGGTTCTTCAAATTATCAATCTGCCCCTAGATGGATCCTTGTTTAGTTTCAAGTTCTTTTCTTCTCTTAAAGCAAATAAAATTCAATGAAGTATCTTGCATAATTAGATACCCTGTTTGGTAAGTAGAACTATCTCACCCAGATTCGACCTGACATTCCATTTCGTGAGTGTTGCAAGTTAGTTTATGGACTCTCTGTGTAATAGTCCCAGATGCATATACATAAAATCAGTCCCAGGAAAAGAATTACTTTTTGAGAATCAAGGTCATGAACAGATTATGGGAAACAGAGACGCAGGCGGCTTACGTCTGGATATTGTATTTTGGTAGAAGATAATTTGGTGCTTTGGAAAAGCAAGAAATAAAATGTGATTGCTCGATCTATACGGAAACTGAATACTGAGCAATGGTTGTGGCAACTTGCGAACTAATTTGGAATAAACAGTTTCTCAGAGAATTGAAGTTTGGAGAATTCAAGTCAGATGAAACTTGTGTTAGATAACCAAGTTGCTTTTCATATTGCACCAAATTGATGTTTCATGAGAAAACTAAACACATTGAGATTGTTTGTCACTTCATCAGAGGAAAAAAATACTCTCAAGAGACACTATTATAAAATTCGTCAAGTCAAATGATTAGCTCGCAAATATTTTCACCATGTCCCTAACTGGTTCTCGTATCAGTTACATTTGTAACAATCTTGGTACATCTGATTTATAGACACCAACTTGAGGTGTGTTGGAATCTTGTGGATATTGTTGAATATTTTAGGATCTTGTAAAAATAGTATGACTTTATTTACTCCTAcagttatgtatttttattttccttccttTCTTAGAATATGTACATAGAGATCTAAACCCCAATGGATTGAGGGAATAATACAAGctgatctttctctttttttacaaGTACATCTTACGCAACTATCGTATCTTCGTTTGAAATGGTTATGCAGCTTACTTATCTTTGCAAGCATCTGTTGCACATCACTTTGTCAAACAAAACTTTTCAGAAATATTCTTTGGTAAAGATAATCTGGCAATGGACTCATTAACTGTTCAAAGCAAGCCCTGAAGATGAAAGGAATACAACCTCGAGAACAAAAGGTTCTACTTTTACTCAAGTTATTATTTCCAGTGTTTCGtcagataagaaaaaaataaaggatatgAAAGTCAACTGAGTTGATTATAAAAAACAGAATAAGGAAGTCAACTGAGTTGATTATACAAAAATAGATTAAGGAAGTCAACTGAATGTTGACCCAACAAGACAAGAATATTACCTCTAATGGCGTTAAGGGACACTTTCCATTGATCCTGATTGCTCCTGGATGAATCACTTTACCACGTTTTGTAAATTTTCCCCTCCATCCTCTCTCTCTTGCTGCATCCATATCTATTTTCTCTTTACCTCCACCATCATATATACAACAAGAGAAAGCAACCATATCCTGAACGAAAAAGTGATCAAGGCTAAATACCCTCGGAAGTCTATGCTATGAACTACATAAAGTAAGCATGCACATCAGCTTGCACTAAATGAAAACTAACCTCCTCAAAGCGAAGATGCACAGATATATACTTCCCACTATTATTTGCACTTCGGTCTTTCATCCTTGCAACCAATGTTTGTCCTAAACTTAAAATGGGATTTGAAAATCTCAGGGCTTCGTAGTTTGCCAGACATCTAAGCCGCTGAACTGCTGGGGGAGCATCGAATGACAAACGATTAGCAAATGGGGATATCCTGACGATCCTGCGTTTAACAGAAACAGAACATTCagacaaagaaaaagagagaaaaataatgaagGCGTGTCACCCAAACAAGGCTTGAAATAGAGATAATAGAATCTagtaaaatacaaattaaattatgTAGTAGCATGACCAACAACTTAACTATAATTAATAGAATAGAATTCTACAGAAAGTATAACATCCAATGAAGTATTGCATTAAAATAGATGCCACATATAATATACAGTAAATGTTTCTCTTTACTCCAATCTGAAACCATCGTTTGAGCTAATATTAGACAAGTTTGAACACTTAAGAAACCATCATGAAAGACTTCAATCACCTACTAAACAAAAAATACCTCAACATCAAAAAGCATGCAAACTTTCCACACCCTGACCGTTTATTTTGATTATTGCAGGTTGGCAATCGCAGGCCTAACACACTGATCACAATCTTGAAGAACACTATATAAAGATCCAAACTTGAAGAATGAAGATTTGCGCAAGTTCACTGAGACTTgctcatctttttcttcttactCAAGCACTATATTCTTAAgtttacaaatataatataagATAAGAGAGAAAGGAAAACCAAGTTTGAAGGTGTGTCAAAGAACATTGTTTGATGAGTGTTAGAAACCCAATGGGGGTGTTGGAGAGAAAAACAAATCTTTAACAAAGAAAGGAAAGAGCAGAAAGCATTGTAAAGTTTCATTGATCACTGCCATATTTATACATAAAATCATAACTGAAGAAGCTCaataaaaggagtaaaataaGCTATTATTATCTCTAACAATTATGGCCTAAAGATCAGcaaatgtaataaataaaattctGCAAGATTGCAGCCTTATTTAGCTAAATTTAAATCCTactttaaagttgtattttgaaTTACAGCAGCAAATACGGCTAATGTCCAGCTTTTGAGGCACTAGtcttaacactcctccttgaCTCAAGAGCAGTAACACCAAGTCTTAGTCTTTCTTTGAGAAACTCGAATCTTGCTCTAGGTGGAGACTTAATTAAAATATTGGCATTCTGGAAATTAGTTCTGCAGTGCACTATGTTTATGTCTCCATTCTTTTGCACCTCCCTTATGAaataaagcttgatcttgaaatgACGTCTTTCCATGAGAAACGGGATTATTTACAATTGAAATTGTAGCTTCATATCCACAACGATTTCGGTACTCTTCCTTTATTCCAGGTACAAATCTGCCAGCAACTTCCAAATCCAAAGGGCTTGATTCACAGCTAAAGTAGCTGCAATGTATTCTGCTTTAGCTGTAGATTGAGCCACAACATCTTGCTTTTTTTGAACACCAAGAGAATATTCCAGAaccaaaactaaaactgtaaccTGAGGTGCATAAGAAAAACAAAGACAACCAAATATTTTCAGATTTGTTAGCAAAGGTTTGTAACCAAACCAAGCCTCAAACGGTGTCTTCTTTTGCAGAGCCTTAGTTGGCAATCTGTTTAGCAGAAATACTGCGGTATTGGCAACTTCAGCCCAAAATTTCTTTGGCGGCCCTTTCTCATGGAGAAAACACCTTGCCATCTCCATTAGCGTCCTATTTTTGTTTTCACTACTCCGTTTTGTTGAGGAATATAGGGTGCCGTTAGCTGATGCTCAATTCTTGCTTCATTACAAAAGTTATTGAACTTTTCTGAAGTATACTCGGCTCCATTATCTGTTCTTATCACCTGCATTCTGCAACCACTCTGATTTTCCACAAAAGCCTTAGATTTCAAGAATACATCAGCGACCtcagatttaaaattcaaaaactaaatcTAACAATATCTAAAACAATCATCGATAAAGGCATCAATATAGTACTTAATTCCCTTTAAAGATGGTGTTTTCTAAGGTCCTCCTACATCCGTGTGAACAAGTTGCAGCTTATTTTTTGCCCTCCATGATGAATTCTGAAAAGAAAGCCTTGTTTGCTTCCCATACTGACAAGCTTCACAAGCAGGCAAATTTTTCTttagttgattttctttcatgAAGTGTATGGCATCATGATGATAATGTCTGAGTCTTCTGTGCAATAACTCGAAATCATTTTCCAACCTGACAACTGTTGCTTACTTCTCGTCTAATAGATTCAAGGAAAAACTCCTTCCTCTCATCTTGACCTTGAACATCTCCTTATTATCAGAATCCTTAATGACACATGCTTTTTCTTCAAACAACACTTTGAAACAAATTTCAAGTAACTTCCTAACACTTAAGAGGTTTTGATCAAGATCAGGAACAAAGAAAATATCAGTTATAAGTTTCAAACCTGTAGGGCTTTGAATTGCAATTGTTCCTTTGCTTTTTCGTCAAGATATTCTCCATTTCCAGTTTTTACTTTGGAAATAACAGATCTACCTAGCTCTTTAAAGAGCTCTTGATCACTGGTCATATGATTTGTGCATCCGCTATCAATCAACCAATTTTCAGAAGTACTTTTACTAGCAAAACAAGTTGCTACAAACAATCGCTCTTCTTCATATTGATTTACAACAGCTTTGGCTTCTTCTTGTTGCGTTTGTGACTTGCACAACCTCTCCGCATGGCCTAGTTGACCACATTTGTTGCACTTGACATCTGGTCTCCACTAATATTTCTGTTGAGAATGATTTGTCTTTTTGCAATGAGGGCAGCGTGGATTActccccgccccccccccccccccccccgattGTTGTAATTATTGTCTTGCCTTTGCTTCTGGTTCTTTTTCTTTCCCTCGTATAACTCGTTATGTGATTTAGCTTGAAAAGCACCTTCAACAGAACCTTCTTTCCTCATTATTCTCCTTTGCTCCAATGCCTGCAAAGCTGTAACAAGTTCTGCCAAGGTAATGATTGACAGATCCTTAGAATTCTCGAAAGAAGAGATTGTGGCTTCATATTTCTCAGGAAGTGTGacgaatttttttttgaacaattcTTTCATCAGTAAAATCCTTACCAAACAATCTCACCTAGTTAGCTAAGTCAAGTAGTTGATCTGCATAATCTTTTATAGTTTCTAATTCTTTGATTGATCTAAAAGAAAACCTCATAATGAGCTTAATATGAATCTTCAAACTCTTTGTTATCTAATGAACGTATTaattaaagttatatatatactGATAATGTACGGAATTTTAACATTATTAAGGCAAATTAAATAACTATAATAGGTACTTACTGGATTTTCGGATTTTGGTTACTCTGTTTTCTTGATTGATCTGACGCACTCTCTCTCCAACGTTTCACCTTTAACGTTCCAATCTTAATGTTTACTTTTTCGGACCGGCAGATTCCGACGCCAACGACGGTTTAGGCACGCCGGCAACAGGTAAGGGGTACTATCTCTCTCCCTCGTTCTCTCCCCCCAGTTTCTCTCCCCCACCCCCCCAGTTCTCCCTATCTTCCCCCCTCTCCCTCCTCCTTTTGTCAGTCTCGTCACTACTATCGCCGGCAGGGTTAGGGTTCCCGCCGGCTTGACTCCGGCGCCGGTGTAGGTGTGCATCAGCGGTCAAGCAGGTTGGTACGCAATAGCCGTCTTACAGATTTCGACAATACATATTCGACGATCCGGCGACACTCTAGCACCGAACCAATGGCTTTTTCAGGCGACCTTAATCTGGCAACCAACTATCGACATCAAAATTAACAGAACCAGCAGCCCACAGGCGTACCGGTGACATCTAAACTTTGATTTTAGTCACTTCATACAGCTTGGTTTATTTATATTATTCTGGTTCTTGCTTTTTCTTACTGGTTTCCTTTTCTATTTCTTGTTTCCTGTTCGTGTGATTAAAGTGGTGATTGGATACTTAGCCTATTGGTGGTTTttggttattgttattgttgtgttgttctgGCTGCTAGGACAGTTAGTGTACTTTGTGAGTGCCTTCGCCTACTGTTTTCATACTGTGGCTTTGTCCGTTTGTTTGTTGGCGAGGGgctttattttggtttttgagtaGTGGCTAGAGGGGTTGATGCTGgattagggtcatgtccgagggggttgggggtGAGGGCTATTTTGGGAGGGGGTGAGGAGGGGAAGGCAGGGGCAGGTGTAGGGTATAGGTCGGGTGTTAGGGCGGGTTTGGTAAGGGGTTTTAGAGGTACGCAAGAGGCGAGAGTAAATAGGTTGAGGGTAAGGTCTTGGAACATtaggacccttcagggtaagtacgtagagctggtgaagattcttaagaagaaGAGGATTAATATTGTGTGTGTTCAGGAGACTAGGTGGGTAGaatctaaggctagggatgtggatgggtacaactgtacaagttgtggtactcgggGAGTGAGGGGCGTCGAAATAGAGTGGGCATTTTAGTGGATGAGGAGCTGAGAGGtcaggtggtggaggttaagagggtcagcGATAGGCTGATGAAGATTAAGTTGGTCATAGGGGGTTTTATGTTGCATGCGTGTAGTGTGTATGCGCCGCAGGTGGGCTTGGAAGAGGAGGTGAAAGCAAGATTTTGGGAGGATTTGGACGAGGTGGTGAGAAGcatgcctagctcggagaagattgtcatAGTAGGGGACTTCAATGGCCACATTGGGGTATTACCGGGAGGCTACgacgatgtgcatggaggttttggtttcgATGATAGGAATGGTGAGGGAGCTGTtctgttggattttgcgagggcttttgggctggtggtagtgaattcgagTTTTCCGAAGAAGGgggatcacctgattaccttccgaagcgcgatagctaagactcaaattgactttctactgcttaggaagggggacaGGGTGTTATGTAAAAACTGTAAAGTCATTTCGAGTGagcatctttcgacccagcacaAGCTTCTAGTGTTGGACTTGTCTATCAAGAAGTGCAAGAAGAGAATATCCAGGGAGGGtcgaccgagaattaagtggggtagcttgacgcCCGTTAGTGCACTGGAGATAGGGGAAAAGGTGAGGGGTTTAGGGGTGTGGGAGTGCAGGGGGGACGTGGATGTTATGTGGGAGAGGGCGGCCAGCTGTATCACGAAGactgctagagaagtgttgggGGTCTCGAGGGGTCAGGCAGGACGTCAtaagggggattggtggtggaacaAAGATGTGAaaaagaaagtggagattaagaaagaggtgtatgttaagttgattgaaaGTAAAaatgaagaggagaagcgggtgaatagggaggtttacaaagtagcaaggaaggaggctaagttagcagttacggctgctaagtcGGCAGCGTTCGAGAGCTTGTAtacggggttagaggagaaagatgaggaaaagaggttgtataggcttgctaaggatagggagcggaagggtcgtgacctcgatcaagtgaagtgcattaagggggaggatggtagtgttttagtggaggatgttcacattaagaggAGATGGCAGGAGTACTTTCATAGCCTTTTGAACAAGGAGACggacagaggcattgagttagaggagctggagcactcggaGAAGAGCCGTGATTTCAGTTACTGTAGGTATTTTAAGGttgaggttagagaggctgttcgtaGGATGCGGAGAGGTAGGGTGAcggggccagacgagattccggtggatttttggaagtatgctgGTGAGGCAGGTTTGAGGTGGTTGACTGTTGTTTAACGGCATTTTCAAGACTgcgagaatgcctgaggcttgaAAATAaagtacgatgattccattatataaaaacaagggtgacatccggagttgcaacaactattggggtattaagttgttgagtcacactatgaagatttgggagagagtggttgagaaGAGGCTGAGGAGGGTCGTGTCCgtttcggagaatcaatttggatttatgcctggttgctcgacgacagaggcaatccacctggtgaggaaattggtagagcagtatagagaaaggaagagggatttacacatggtgtttatcgacctagaaaaggcatatgatagagtcccgagggaggttctttggagatgcttggaggtgagaggggttcCGATGGCGTACATCAGAGTTATTAAGGACGTGTACGATAGAAGGAAGACCCGGGTGAGGACGGCGGAAGGAGACTCAGAATAGTTTTCGATCGAGATAgagttgcatcagggatcgactcttagtctaTTCCTTTTTGCgctggtgatggacgtgttgacgcgaagtattcaaggcgaggtgccttcgtgtatgttatttgcggatgatgtagtgttgattgatgagacacggggggggtgtgaatgacaaattggaagtctggaggcaaacccttgagtctaaggggttcaggttgagtaggtcaaAGACggaatatttggaatgcaagtttagtgacttgaggcaggaggacgaagtaatggtgaggttggactcccaggacGTTTGTAAGAGGgacagttttaagtatcttgggtcttcGATTcaagggaatggtgagattgacgaggatgtctctaaGCGTATTGGAGCAACATgaatgaagtggaggctcgcctcggaggtgttgtgtgataagaaagtaCCCCTTatgcttaaaggcaaattctatagagtggcagtccgccCGGACATGTTGTAtcgagcggagtgttggccaatcaAACGCccccacatccaaaaattgaaggtggcgaaaataagaatgttgtgttggatgtgtgggcttactataAGGGACAGGGTAAGGAATGTTGTGTTGGATATGTGGGCTTACTATAGGGGATAGGGTatggaatgagattatccgggagaaggtgagagtgactttggtggaggacaaaatgcgagaaggaaggctgagatggtttaggcatgtgatgaggaggagcacggatgccccagttcgtgggtgtgagaggctagctttggatggcttcaggaagggtagaggtaggccaaagaaatactggagggaggtgattaaacatgacatggagcagcttcagctgactgaggatatgaccctagataggaaggtatggagggcGCGGATAaaggtagaaggctagtgtgagtgtgggTTATAGCATGCAGTTAGGAGAGATTTTGTGTAGCCGAGAAAGTAACCCTAGGACTGTGTACATAGGTGGGTGCCCTTTTTCTTATGTCTTAGTTCCTATTTGTCTTATTTCGTGTCGCcagtattttctcatattttgtatttctacgattactatttttatcatttcttattcatgattttcttttatatcacctattcccccccccccttatttactattctttatcttgagccgggggtctatcggaaacagcctctctacttgtTTTTGTTgtaattctttcattctcttcATTTCAAATTCCCGAATCAAATTCATCACTTGCATATTCTGCACTCTTTCATTTCCTTGGTATTCCGTTTCGAGATACGCCCAAATTTCTGCAGCGGACTTCATTTGCATAATTCTGGTAAGAATTAAAGGGGATACTGCAGAGAAAAGGAATGCTTTGGCTTTCGTTTTTCTTGTCTTTCTCTCCTTGTGATGTTTCATCTGATTCACTGTTAGATTAGCTCCAAGCGGAGTTACTTCATAATCCTCTTCTACTGCTTCTCATAGATCTCTAGTGCTTCAAGATGAACCGTCATTCTAATTGCCCAAGCTTGATAATTCTCACCATTGAAGACAGGTGGAGTTGGAAAGCTtgtttcaaaattcattttctaTAAACTATTTAAGATCACAGTTTAAAGAAAGAATTTGTGCTCTTATTCACTCTCTTCTCATAGGTCCATCAAGAtgtgatacgagccaaatggccactttagcttttgatgacatcttcgGAGGCCAACATAAAaggactcaagacttggtcaccacGAGGGCACAAGAACCCGTTTTGAGCATGTCATAAAGCAAGGTTGTGTGTGGAAGATTGTGCGGGGACTTACCTTGATGACTATCCGAGAGCTCCAAAGGATTGCATAAGTcgaagtgtgaagaggagcctcAACACTACAAAGTCGTTCCTTCCATTGAAGTCCAAacactccatggccacccttcattaagggtattttggacattgcATATATTGTAATGTGCACACCATTGCCGCCCCTGCATCTTGGTCATTTTTTCTATCTTGTAATAGGCTATAAATAGGATCTTATTAGTTCATTtccttagtttatgaatgatgaagaattgataAGAAACTTTTGAGAGTGAAAACCGAAACTAGGTTGCAAATTCATGtgtagattcacttg from the Capsicum annuum cultivar UCD-10X-F1 chromosome 9, UCD10Xv1.1, whole genome shotgun sequence genome contains:
- the LOC107842425 gene encoding protein ESMERALDA 1 isoform X1, translating into MHAYNRLPSSGQSSPSAPSSPRSRSPHRRSKPPPRFVGPKTLPQHLAWHFLSFLLQRQTIFLFAPFIYISGILLYMDTVSFYNLPAPHYAPGSIYRSPQLYGNLRPEMESDSSTADAISTIWKNSYKGGEWRPCIDKSSRGLPESNGYIYIEANGGLNQQRTSICNAVAVAGYLNATLIIPHFHFHSIWRDPSKFSDIYDEEFFVKTLKNDVRVVDKVPDLIMERFDNNMTKVYNFRIKAWSSIYYYGDTVHPKLLEEKIVRISPFANRLSFDAPPAVQRLRCLANYEALRFSNPILSLGQTLVARMKDRSANNSGKYISVHLRFEEDMVAFSCCIYDGGGKEKIDMDAARERGWRGKFTKRGKVIHPGAIRINGKCPLTPLEVGLMLRGMGFGKSTSIYLASGKIYDSERHMKSLLEMFPLLQTKEMLASPEELAPFQNYSSRMAAIDYTVCLHSEVFVTTQGGNFPHFLLGHRRFLYGGHSKTIRPDKRKLALLFDNTNIGWKSFKRQMLNIRAHSDSKGIEIKRPSDSVYSVPCPDCMCRSNKTDVSKSSSAA
- the LOC107842425 gene encoding protein ESMERALDA 1 isoform X2, with protein sequence MHAYNRLPSSGQSSPSAPSSPRSRSPHRRSKPPPRFVGPKTLPQHLAWHFLSFLLQRQTIFLFAPFIYISGILLYMDTVSFYNLPAPHYAPGSIYRSPQLYGNLRPEMESDSSTADAISTIWKNSYKGGEWRPCIDKSSRGLPESNGYIYIEANGGLNQQRTSICNAVAVAGYLNATLIIPHFHFHSIWRDPRIVRISPFANRLSFDAPPAVQRLRCLANYEALRFSNPILSLGQTLVARMKDRSANNSGKYISVHLRFEEDMVAFSCCIYDGGGKEKIDMDAARERGWRGKFTKRGKVIHPGAIRINGKCPLTPLEVGLMLRGMGFGKSTSIYLASGKIYDSERHMKSLLEMFPLLQTKEMLASPEELAPFQNYSSRMAAIDYTVCLHSEVFVTTQGGNFPHFLLGHRRFLYGGHSKTIRPDKRKLALLFDNTNIGWKSFKRQMLNIRAHSDSKGIEIKRPSDSVYSVPCPDCMCRSNKTDVSKSSSAA